ACTCACAAATACAGTATAATCGAGGGACGTGATGTGCAGCTAACAAAGCAATAGATATATACATCTGTTAGCAACCTTGCTAGAACACCAATAACAGTCACATTCAGTGAATGGTTGcatccttatacacacacactcatgcacacacaaacaaataaattagaAGGCAAAAAATAACAGCTTTGAGTCATGTGTTTTACAGAAGAGAGGAACTATGATTGGAAATTAAGAATTGTTTAAAGTGTAGCTGAATTACCAGTGACATTTCTTAATTACAAACCAATGGGGCTCAGGTTACCGTGTACTGTGTGGAATCAAGGCGGATGTACAGATCCAGTCTGTGCTGTTACCTCTAAAAACAGTCGTGGGTCTATGAATTAAGCCCTCCAGAAATGTAAGGAAAATACTTTCCCCAACAATTCATGTTCAATTGTATATCAaggcaaatatatataaatcactaTATACTGAGAAACAGTCATATTCACGGACACAGGGCATCACTGTGCCAATACACCTACACCAACTTTGTGTGAAACCCATTCGCATTTTGCTAAAAGCATCTTATATtagatcttttctttttttacatcataATCTAAGAATGTCCATTTAACTTTCTTTGGTAGATTAGACAAACATACATAAAGTTAGATTATCTGCACCTAAATAAACTGACAAATTTTGTTCAAAATAGTGATAATGGCTCACACTGTTTACTTGGATTCATTTACGTTTATTATTGTTCttgataaatatgtattaaataacaAGTTAAGAGTGAAAAGAACCCACACCACTACTCATGAGGACAAGTGGACAACACATGCTTGCACAAAGAtgcccacatacacactcaaGCGACTGAACCTCAGGGGTCAGTCTTCTTCTTGGTGCTGTATAGAGGTTAGAGTTTAACCAGAGGGGCTGTTTGTCTGCTCTGTTTACTTTTGATCcacctgtgttggtgtgtgtgtgtacacacacacacaccaacacaggtggactagtgtgtgtgtgtgtgtgtgtgtgtgtgtgtgtgtacacacacacacacacacacacacactagtcccTGAATGCAGGCACACTAATGCAGTCACAACACAATACTGAGTACTGCTCCGACATTTGGTTAAGAGCAGCTGAGCAATATCTAAAAAGAACATCAAACAAAACAGAGCAGCCAGATTAGTTGTTCATTGTTCCTTCTGTGCCAATGTGTGGGTTGCATACACAGTTATCATGGCTAAATGTGGAAGCTAAATTAAAGTCTAGTCCATTGTTGTTTATGCAAAATGTTCTGAAACTTATTCTGCTTTGAAATATGCTCCCCACCACATCAGACCAAAAGTAGAGTTTCTTTGATAAAGTCACTTAAACAAATGACTCATGTAGATgttattttggtttgttttagagTCTTTTTGATTATAATCCATTTCGTTTTAGTATTATTAGTGACCAGTGCATTTCCATTGTAAGCCAccattgtttattgttttataagcAGAGCGGTTTCACTAATATCCTGATCCTGACATGTGGCTTGTTTAGTAATTTCTTGTTTTACTGACAGTTggattttaaattgtttttattgttaacGATGTTTTTGTGTAACCCAGGAAGACAAGCGACCTGTTTGTGGAAGATAATGAGCTTCCAAATAAAgaatacataaaatataaaacacctAGGTTTGTAACCCGGTAATTATTCACAAGAATATGCAATTATGAAATCTCCACAATTGATATTTTAAGACTGCTCATTAGACTATTCCCCTCAGCCAATCCCAAAGACAAGGGGTCAGGATCACAGTTCATTCTTTTAAGAGCTTAGCATTTTTCTTTTATCAATGATATACTAACAATCAAGTGTAAAATAAGTTTAGAAATACACAATTTCTTGGTCTTGCTTTACCGTGGACAGATATCAAATACATTTAGTTtatacaacaaaagaaaaagtgcaaTGAGACAGACGAGATTTGAAAATGTGCTTTTTGTTAAGTTAACAGACGTACAACCAAGATTGGCAGCATCTCATATTCTATACACCAATCAGCACTTAAATACACACCATcaatcagaaagaaaaaaataataaaacaatctgAATGTAAAAGTTGATGAATAGATGTCTTGATGCTGACGAAGCATAATCAGTTTAGTCAATGCAAACAACCTACAACATTAAATGGACTGGGTCTAAACCTCCACAATTTCTTTCCATTCATTTTTAACTGACTAAGCTCAATCCATCAGTCAACAACAAGAGgcacaacaaatacacaacacacaaacgcacTGTTCACTGTATTCAGATACTgagcaagaaaaaaagatatttagaaGAACTTGCTTTTGGCATTTCACCCCAGCGCCACATGACTAACACAACTTTAGTTCAGTTTGAAACTGTCCCGATCATCTGGCAACAAAGGTCACACTGTTTATCGTTCAGCTTTTCAGAACACTTTCCTTgtaatgttttgttgttttggcaAAATAAGTTAAGGATTCACATCCCACTAAAGAAAACGTAAAGACGCAAATGTCCAACCACAAAAGAGGTCATTCCTCCGGTGGTTATCGGacacttttttcttcctttccgaCAAGGAAGTATGCTGGGTTTTcttgaccattttaaaatgccttgCAAGGCCATTTATGCCTTTCCTCATTCAGTGCTTTTCTCTGGACTCCTTTCCTCCGTCTTTGCCAGCTGTGGAGTTTGCCGAGATGACGCCTGTGTAACCTCCAAGTGTGACATAAACAGCAGTGGCAGATCGTCGCCTCCTTCGACCTCTTGACCGCACATTGAAGCTTGAAAGAGGACACAGCTTACAGCAATCACATCTGGCATCTTTCAACAAGTTCAAATGCTCATTTGGCAGaagggtttcttcttcttcgtgtgcTCTACACATGACATGTTGTGCCAATTCCCATTTCCCTATGACTGAATCCATACCCCGGTCCTCCACATCCTTTTTCAACAGAACCAACGAAAGCCTTTTTGGTGCTCTGGACCCCAAAGCCACTGCCACTGCGCTGTACGCAGAAGGAGCAGAGGCGTTTGAGACCTTTCCTGAAGGCAGAGTTGGAGAGGCTGTAGATGAGACAGTTACAGAAGCTGTTGCTGATGGCAAGCCATGTCGTTAGGAATGAGGCTGCAGGGTGGTGGTAGATCCCACCACTctccaacaggaagtagaggatgTAGGGCAACCAGAGGATGTAAAACACGCTCGTAATGCGGAACAGTACCATAGCGTAACGCTTGTCTGGGTATGTTGATGTGGGCTGCTGATACGGTGGTTGGGACAACGGCCCTCGCTCCACTGCACTGTCCTTGACAGCAGTTCCCACGGTCAAGCCCGGGCCCTGCAACTGTTGGGGCCGGTACCGTGCGTGGCGCTCGCTGATCTCCCGGTTGTGCTGCCTGCAGATCTTGAAGATTTGGACGTAGGTGAAGCAAACTGTGAGGGCGGCTGGGGCGTAGAGCAGCGCAACTATGAAGGCTGTGAACGCCGGACGAGTCCTCCACTCAACCGCGCACCACTCCACCACATCCCCGTGGTAACCAGGTTTCCCCCACCCAAGAAAAGATGGGAGGAACACCAGAGCAGAGTACAACCATATGAGAACGATGCAGCATCGCACTCGACAAGGTGTCACCGAGGAGGCATAGGTCAGGGGTCGTGTGATGGCGATATAGCGgtctacactcacacacgccaACGACACCATTGACACCGATTTCAAAACAGACACCATGTACCCGAACACCTGGCAGGAGAGTTTGGGGTCGAGACcttggaggtgatggaggagggacAGGGAGGGGAACAGGCAGCTGACCCCCACCAGCAGGTCAGCGTATGCCATAGTCTGAATGAAAGCACTGGTGGTGTGCTGGCTTAGCAAGGGGGCACAGTGAAACACAACAATGACCACCAGGTTACCAGAAATAATGAGAACAGTGAGAAGACAAATGATAGAGACTTCAAGGAGGCAGGTGGTGAACATTTGGGAATAGCCTATCGCAAGTAGGCAGAAGGGAGCAGATGGGTCAGGAGAGCTCTGGTTCAGTGGATCCAGGGAGGAATTCATCATCGTGGGCAGGAATACGCGTCTCAGGGGCCCTTCAAGGGTCCGATGATCCAAAGAACGCACGATTTTGACAGGTAGCTGGTTGGTTCTGGAAGTAGCTGTACCGTTTCAGTCCAAACAAAAAGCTCCATGCTGCAGTTCCACGATGAGCCTGCTGCCATCTGCCATTTCAAATGCAGGAGGGATGGAACGGACCGAGAAAGGGGGGAAGCCCCCAGGGTTTATCGTCGGTGCAGGcagcacacaaaaagaagacgTGTGTATTCCGTGTCGTCTTTCCAGTGAAGCAAACTTCCCAGCTGAAggcacaacaaaaaaaaatcaaaaaaaagaatgaatgaaaTGTGACTTTGTTTAAAGGAATTCCAGTCCAATATATGCTTGAAATGTCTCCGCTCCCTATAAAGTCAACTATGTCTTCAAcatctgctgcagctgcacagaGCACAGACTGAAGCTCTCTTTTATCTGCCTATAgtccacagagtcacagctTCCAGCAGAAAGACATTACTGTGTACATGAAATGCGGGAAGGAGACATTAAGTGTTAaacctcttttttcccccctgccctcctgcttctctcttccgtttcttcttctttttcctctcgtTTCTTGCCTCTCTTCACCACTCCAACGTCCGCTTGCTCGTGTCTCAGCTTCTGTCTGGTCCTTCGCAGTAAGATCACAGCAGACTGCCGTGAGCGGAGAGGATGAAGGCAGTGCGCAGTTGTGACAGATATTTAAAACacgtatccacacacacacaaacaaacacacacatacaatcacaCCTCAGCTGTTATTTCTatacagaggagcagcaactATGTCTGGACTGGAAATGAGGTAGGCAGGCATACCGATGCTGAGAGAAACACCCCGTGTTCATTTATCCTCCTTTGCtgtctcgctgtctctctcactctctctgctcctcactcTACAGAAACAGTGGCATTGAGACCCCTCCCCTTCCCCGTGGCTCCAACCAATGATAAACTGTTAGGGCACAAGGCTTGCCTCCTTCCCCCACCTTCTCACCCtttcctgttgttttttttatggcaGGGTTTCTCGAATGCAAACACACTCTTTCACACTGTTTAAATGAGTAACATTCAGTATTCAGTGTTTCTTTGACCGTCCACATTGCTGCAGCCGCTCACCTCATTTCCAAAAGACAGGGCATTTTGAGCAGTGCGAATGGACATTGTCTTCTACGGTGCAGTAAAGGAAACATTATTGTATTTGCTTGCAGGAAGACACACACTGCATGCCTGGGTGCAGTTCACAGGAACTAATTGTGTTATTAATCTAATTGTACACCAAGGACATACAGTTCACAGACAGCGGGTCGCCCTACAGCGCTGTGCATCTTGTTATGTTAACTTCCTTACATACAGTATTCGCTTAATGCTGCACAAAGGTTATATAATCTCGTGTGTGCAGGTTTAAATTCTGCTTTGGTAACTATAAAGCATAGAGTGGGACGGTTCAAATtcttgttatttaaaaaatagtctttttacttcttttgaaagaaagaaaccattaagttgaatgtgttttgttttctctacATGTTTGTTAAGGAAACCATTATTATCTTTTCACTGGCTCTACTTTGCTCACGTTTATATTTGCAAACTATTAATAAACAGCAGCAACATAAAAGCttgagagactgagagacagatTTAAACACATGGAAGCACAGCGCATGTAATTTAATTTGCGCACACAGCCCGCGTGTAATTACCAGCTGATTCACTAACGCATCAAGTAATTAAGCAATTAGTTACTCGGCCCGCCTTCGAGGCGCAAACTCCAAGTGAAGGAGACCCTGAAAGTCTCAATCCCATGGTCCAGCAAGTTAAGAGATGAAATTCAAAAAGTTAGGAGATGCCAAAATATTTCTTTTAATCCAACTGAGAAGTTAATCGCTTTAAAATATATCCATAGAACGGTTATATAGCAGAACGAACCTCTAACAAAAGAAAGTGATGAAAATACATTCAAACGATGTGCAATATAAATATGCTATTGCTATAGTGCATTAGTCgatttaaagtttaataaaCTCACAACCGCAACAAAGTGAATTTATTATTAATACCGGGATGAAAATTCCCTTCACTATGCCTTAAATAGGTTGAAATAACATCACACTCAAGCAGGGCACACAGAGAACTCAGCACTCGTGCCTTATTCAACGTAAACCTGAAACAATGGTACTTATGTATCATTACACAAATGGCCTGCTTTCCCCGAGGGTCTTTTCAGATATTTAagagtgtttttgttgttttctgctAAACTTTGCAACTCCATGCGTctcttaaagagagagagagagagagagagactacaacTGTGTGGACGCTTCACTTCACGCGATAAATTGCAACGACTTCTCACAAAAGTATTCTGAGAATTAGTTATTACCTAATGGTTGTAACAGATTCAatgtacgtgtgcgtgtgtgtgagcaaagcatAAGCAAGGTCCTTTGTGAGATTATATGGATTCTTTTTCCCTTCACACACTGTTCTCATTCGAACAGTAACTTTGcttatgttttgtgtgtgtccatttgATCCGAGAGCCCTGAGCAGAGATGCACCCGCTCCTGACTTTGCATGCATCCGCAGATGCTATATTCAGGTAGCATGACCTCATCAGACATCTTTTAATCTCCCTCACGGCAACATCAACAGAAAGCTTGTTATTGTCGGGCTCTAATGAACTCAGTTGAACGCTTTTTtccttcaatgttcttcaatccGGTTATCCCTAGCAAGTCTCCCTCAGCCCTGCTGAATTTGTGCTGGAATAATCAACAACGCAGATATATTTAGAACATATGATGTGCCGATTCCATTTAATTACTCAACATCCTGTACTAAATTTAAAACTCCAGTGGGCGTTAATCACCATCATAGTTGGTGCTGCTACATCCTCATCCTAATGGCTTTCTGAAGACTGCAGTGTGTCCCGTGCAGGGCAATTTGGTGTAGCATGATGGCGATAAACACAAGCCTGCAGCTTTCTCCCCCGCAACCCAGACACACTCCTGTGCTTTCACGCACCCCCTCTGCCCACCACACGAGGAGCTAAAAATAGATGACAGTAAAATGAAAAGGAGACTAGGATGAGGGAGGGACTCAAAGATAACACCGCGCTCATCAACGCTGATAGGAGATGGAGGAAAGACCGACAGACAATATTGCAAGAACAAAGGGGAGTTGTgagaatgaggaagaggaaagagatgTACCGTCACCTGGTTTCCAGGCTGAGCACAACACCCAGCTGGTGGCTCATAATCCTGATAATTCTGTTCTGTTTTTATATAATCTAGTGCTGTGCCAGTTCAAAACAAGCCTGCTCAGAAAGCGCTGAATGGCCTTTGGTGctgctgcttgcagctttcttGATGTCATGCTCGTACAAACCACTTCACAACTGCGCTTCCTTTGGTCCGGAGCAATACACGTGCCGTGACATAGTCGCGTCAAACATTTAAGTTGCGGCTTCTGAAAGGTCAGATATAACTGTGAAATACCCTCTGGTTCACAGGAATAACACCAGGGGCAGACTTTACCGTCAGGCAAGGTAGGCAACGGTCTTGGGTCCCAAATAAAAAGGCCCCTAGATTACTTACAAAAGGCCTCCAAAGcacaaacaaatgtgcaatTCAACTGTATGATATGTGCTGTATACATTTACCCGACAGCGAAAAGTTACTGGTTATGTTGAAGAACCGGATTAGAATATAATGCTTCATTATTCATGAAACTTTCTAGCATACTATCAAAATTCAAAGCTTCACCCAACAGTCATTAAGAACACTGTGCTATTATTAACTGATAGTTTTAAGTTAGAATGTTTTTTTGAGTTGCACTCTTCTTTTACCACTGCCAATACCAACATTCCCAGTAAGACAAAAAGGTGAAAACGGTGTTTGCGTTGAGCCCTTAAATCACGACATCCGCCCCTGACAAACTTTGGcaagtaaattaaaaaaagcttGTTCCTCTGACGACCACTGCGGGTGTAAAGTAGAGCACGGACTGAGTTAGTGGAGGTTTGTTGCAGGCGGTAACATTACTTGTGTTATAAGTTAGTATCAAAACTTACACGGAGGATATACAGTCCTCCACACAAGTAGTCACACTGAAATACACTCCGGTTCGACAAACTGGACTAAGTCCGCAGAGtcctgaagctccgccccctctgctGAACAGACTCTAGCGGACTCAGCTCCCTTGCTGTCTAGTTAGATACAAAAATACTGTGCAAACTTTTGTACCTGCAGgataaaagaaaaactaaaataactgATCCACGGATGTCCTATCTGAGGTTTTCAACCAACTTAGAATTGTCTTGTAGGAATAGAAATAAtatcaactttatttatatagtacCTTTAAAAACCGgatttacaaagtgctctacgaATTTAATATAATTTCTAAGACCTGGGCTATTAATAAACTATAATTAATATCTGAGACCccaaaacattttctttgtagTTGCTATGGTGAGCTTAGAGTACACACATACCAACATCAGGCAAGAGTGCTATGAGTTGTTACACAGTTATAACATCAATATAATATGACACAAGATTCCAGCTTGTTCCCAATCCAATGCAAAACAATATTCTTTCTTCTGGAATTAACTGCGTGTTTTCCAATTCGGGAAACTggcttaaaaagtagaatactTCATTTCAGCTGAAGTCAGAACAACAATACACACCTAAACCTACGGGACAGAGACAGGCAGGCGCACCGTCACACAGAACAACCAAAAGAGCAGACACACGTTGGGTCAACAAGACAGCGGGAAAGAGGCAAGAAAACAgtgtgacaaaaaaaacacacaaatgagcaagcagacagagagagaggtggaaacACAAGTTGACGGGCGCACACACAGGTCCAGGTAGAAGTCAGAGAGAGTCAGGCGTACGGAAACACAAACGATTATGAAGACggacagatagacagagagggaggcatACGGGTCATTATGTGGGTCAGacagagacaggcaggcagacagataaATATGAGCGCTTGTTTTTGCTGTCCCCAGTAGGCTGGTGCAGCAGGTCtgtgttcatctgatcacatcaTGTCTACACGACACACATCCATTGTGTGTGCTCAAATAGACACCGTAGGAGACGTTCGGCCTGTCTCCTTTCGGTAAAAGGTGGTTGAAGCACCTTTGAATATAATGCAGTAACACAAAAGTGTGACACACCAcgatcaaccacacacacacagaagctaaCGAGAACCACAAAATCACGAGAGCATCGAATCAACAGCTCTCTGACACGGTCATGCAACTGTGCCAGTGTAAACTAGGAAACCAGAGTGTGAGTGTTAATGCGGTCAATATTTTACCCTCTCTTATAATAAACAGTCGTAAATGTGCACACACTGTGCAGGACCACATATCTCCAGCTAAATGTTTCCTCACCATCAGGCCTCTTAAGATTTTCTACTGGACCACGACGACATGATACTGATTATGAACTGGTAGTTCATCTCCACACCAGGTAATCAGTCAATTTGTATCGACTTACCTACTTGATCCGGTTGTGCTTTGTTTCTTTTACTGTACTATTAACATTAATATTGTTAAAACACACACTCCTTTGGCTTCTACCTTTCTTATTTGCCACCATCCCTCTCACTGCTGGCCCGTCCACAACAACGTTGTCAATGTGTTAACAGCCCACGATGCAAACAAGGTTTGGAACGGTGTTTTAACAGGATAACGTTACGTACAGCTCAATATTATATAAAGTAGTATCACCAAACAGCTTATAACATGAAAGAAAAATGACATTCATACACTGCGTCCATTGTTTTGATAGTTAAGCAACACTTAACTGGTAAGATAACAAAGTGTTGCATGCCATTATGTCACACTGTCTTTCTTGACCAGTTATTAGTTTGACAGATTTAGTACGTGACCTGCTTTTACTCAATATAAACTTACAAATGTAGTCTGATACTTCTGGTATTTAGCAGCAGGAACCCCCATATGGGAAACAGAATTAGAGCTCCATTGTGAGATAATAGGTTACATCAATGTCCTGTGTTCAGATATGTGGATGAACATGAAGTTCAGACGGGGTTGGGTACAAAAGGGGGCACTAGTTAGGACATGGTGTGCATACATTGTAATAAAgcacaaggagacacacacacaggatgaatACAGAGTGCACACAAAACTAATTAGGAGCTGGCACATGAGTCTGGCatgtacacattttaaaataggaGCTgaaaagggaaggaaggaatttcGTACATGAGAAGCTGTGTTTGAATTAGTTCCAGTAAAATTACCAACGTCAAAGTGAATTAAATGATTTCCTAATTAGCAAAAATAATCTTCAGAGGATTGTTTTTCGATACATTTCAATACTattttcaacattttaaaacgATTCTATTAGCAATGACTTGTGTTTCTTAGTTCTAgcaacatttgtttgtttttttaaaacaatatttaaaaattgtAAAACTTACTTTGTGCACACCTCGTTGAATAAGATGCATCATCTTTCTGTCCTTTCCCAGTCGTGCTCAAAGGAGAATAATTAAAACACGCAAGTCATCTTTCAGACCCAGATAAAGCTGCACAGATTCTCCACACTTTTCTGGGTGTGTTTTTTGGCTGACTTACAAACCAGGAATACTTCAGTGCTTCTGTAATTAATTGCTTTCCAACCGTCTGTCCAACAACTATCAAGGACTAATATAGTGGCATTGTgatgcattgttgttgttgtcatggaTTGTTGGGTGAATGTTGAGATTCCATTCATGTCATTCAAGTTAACAGAAAACTGCACAGCTCCTCTCACATGCCAGAGATGTAAGGCAAAATAGGAAAcgagcaaaagaaaaagaaagggtggagagcagagcagagagggagaaagggcaAGACCAACATCTTGTCACCACCTGAGACCCAGCTAGCTGCCTGGGGATGTTGCCTTTACATAAGAACAGCGGGCAGAGCTGCAGCCGAGGAAAAATGACACAGACTAGCACACTGTTCTCAGTGCTAACCAACTCCAGCAGTGCCAAGTCACTTTCTTTGGATTCTAACATACATGGCTGCAAGAGCAGACCTACACATGCACGCCATCATTCTCCAATAAACTGAAAACCTAGCGGTTATTTATTAACATACATACAGGCCTGTAGAAAAGAGGCAcataaaaaggcaaaaaaatacCCAAGCAACAATGAGAAAGCTATCGTTTAAAATTACCTTTTTCTGTTTACTGTTGCagctaaaaaacaaacaaaaaacaaagccaATCTCATAAAATAGGATTCCTTACTTTTGTTGTTACAAATACATTCTGTTTCTCCATCTAAGGTATTATTGCGTTATAAGAAGACATGGATTATTAGTTTTAACAGATCCATTAACACGCAACAAATGTGTTCTTGAAGAAAAGTGCAGAAACCTTTCACTTGCATAACACCCAGAGTAATCATCTGGCATGACCTACGGGGCGGCAGTGGTTAGCGTCACAAGTTTGAAGCACATGAGAAAGAAACTCATGAAACATGGCCATCAGTGGCCCCTGGAGTGTGCTTTCAGACAACTGTTGCCAAGGACAATAACAGTAACACATGTGCTCTGGCCAGCGCACAACAAAAGACAAACAAGAAACTAAATCAGtttgaaataaatgtgtttcagttAAGAAATCTAATTAGAACCAAGTGTAAAAACCACAGAAACAAAACTGTTCCAGCGGAAAAAGAATCTCTTTTGGCGGCTTCAGCTTCGACAAAGATTTAGAAACCGTAGGTGAGAGGCGAAGTGCGCAGCTTGCGGATGCATCCTAAAATCAAGGGGAGCATGTGCAGGAGTTCTCCTTGTTGAAGGACATTTTGCACCATCAGCATTTGGGTATCATGGGACTTGATTTTAACATCTTCACAAAGACAATAGGTTTGTGCAGGCTTACCTTTGTAATGAGTGTGCGGTACTCTTCTACCTGGTGGTCATTGTTATGGCAGCCTGCCAGGAGCTGCCACACCTCCCCACGGAGAGCCTCGGGAATGCCACTGCGCACCAAAGCTGGCAGCTGCCTGGGACGCACTGACAAGTTCATATGcctgagagaggggaggagaagggcaGTCACCCACGACGGTTCATCAAAAGACATACATTTCATGTCACCAGTTCCTGCATCTGCAATCTGTTTGGGCACACCGGTCCACAATATCTACAGAAAAAACATTGTTTCCTTTGGCTCTACATTGTGTCTCAAAGGACCATGATCGTCTCTAGAGTTAGGAGTTATATCATCTAATAGCACAAGTATACGGATTTATGGCCCCAGCAGTCTATCAAAAGATCCAGTCTCACTTACCACAAAGGATACAATCAATTAATCTAATCAGAACATAAAACATATGCTATTTTTGTACAGTACCCATGTAATTCTCAACTTTAAAACTCCACATTTTTCTCTGGCATTGGTACActagttttgctttatttttccCCATGCATATTTTTAGCAGAA
The window above is part of the Pseudoliparis swirei isolate HS2019 ecotype Mariana Trench chromosome 15, NWPU_hadal_v1, whole genome shotgun sequence genome. Proteins encoded here:
- the LOC130204877 gene encoding probable G-protein coupled receptor 21, with amino-acid sequence MMNSSLDPLNQSSPDPSAPFCLLAIGYSQMFTTCLLEVSIICLLTVLIISGNLVVIVVFHCAPLLSQHTTSAFIQTMAYADLLVGVSCLFPSLSLLHHLQGLDPKLSCQVFGYMVSVLKSVSMVSLACVSVDRYIAITRPLTYASSVTPCRVRCCIVLIWLYSALVFLPSFLGWGKPGYHGDVVEWCAVEWRTRPAFTAFIVALLYAPAALTVCFTYVQIFKICRQHNREISERHARYRPQQLQGPGLTVGTAVKDSAVERGPLSQPPYQQPTSTYPDKRYAMVLFRITSVFYILWLPYILYFLLESGGIYHHPAASFLTTWLAISNSFCNCLIYSLSNSAFRKGLKRLCSFCVQRSGSGFGVQSTKKAFVGSVEKGCGGPGYGFSHREMGIGTTCHV